The Saprospiraceae bacterium region GTTTCTTTAATAAAAATGTTTGTCGTCACGCCAACGCTTGTAAAGAAGCGAACTTTCTTTTTGCCGATTGTGAAGTTAGCTTTTACAGGAATCTCAATGCAATGAAAGTTGTAAATGAATTTTGCTTTGTTGGGTGCACTTGGGTCAGGTTGCCCGAAAATTAAATCTTTAAACTTTGTCTGGTAGCCCTTATTAGAATATTGAATACCTGTCTCTATACCAATAAACTTTTTTATATTGAAACAAACATTAAGACCAGTTGTATAGCCAACCTTAATTGTTTCATTCTCATTGTTCAGTTTTACAACAAGGTCACTTGTTGAACTGCCGTCATTGTTTTTGAGTCTCCGAAAACAAATGTCAGGAGAAACATTGATGCCGATTTGAACTCTCTTGAAGCGTGCAGTCGGATTTTCTTTGGTCTTGTCTTGTCCATAAGAACTAAACGCTGTCATTGTCAGCAGTAAGAGTGTTAGGTTTTTCATTGCTGTCAAATTTATATTTGTCTTGTTATCGTTGTCTATTGTGTGTCTCCCAAGCATGACCGCTAACGTATTGCAGCTACCCGAAGGTGGCGATTTCGAAGCACTTCACTGTCAACCAAGCAGAAACTTTGATAGAAGCACAAAGCTTGATTGAACCACTGAACCGCCACTTTTGGGTAGGTGCTGTTAGCGGTTCGGGCTGTTTTAGTCATATAAAAATGGTTCATTTCCTTCTGCCATTTTCCGCACATTTTCTAATACTTGTTTCATATATCTTGTGTAAAATGCATTTGCAAAGAGCCATTGAAAGGGAATAAAAATATATCCTTTTCCATGAATGGTGTAATCGTAATTTATTTGTATTTTATTAGGTTCTAGCTCTGTTGTTGTCCATTCAAAAGTAAACTTCCAGATATTCAACATCCAAGATTTGAAATTTCCCACCTCTACTTTCCAATATTTATTTTCAATACTTTCTATAACTTCATCTGTGGAAACTTCACCACCTTTAAAGGTTAGTGATTCCCCAGCGTAAACATTTTTAATTGAACCAACTTTACCCCAATTTTCATCATTAGTTGTTTTGGTTACTTTCGGCATTAAGCCATATCCTGTATGCACTTTGGTTACATCGCAGAGTATTGGTGCTTTAAATGCCCTTTCGAGTGAGCAGTTGTAGATTGCTGAAGTGTGAATTTTGAAATTCATAGGCCAATTATTTTTACTCTTGTTTGTATTCCTTTTTCTACTTAAAGTCACCCTTAAATCCGTAGTCATTTTTTCCTTCACTATTAAGTTGGTTTGGTGCTTGTAGCCTGACCGCTAACGGTCCGGCATACACGCCGGCCGCTTGAGTATAAGTCAAAAATATGACCTAAAATTTTATTTTCCAAACCGGCCGTGAGAAATACCATCCAAGCTTAAAGAAGCGGCTGGAGTGTATGCTGTGTTATAGGCAGAGCAGATTGCGAATCGACACTTTACACCCGCACCCACACAATAGACTCATTCCAATTTTATGGGATTGTCTATTTTATTTGAGTAGCGCTTAGAAGTCATGTATGGAATTTATTCTTACTTCTTGAAATTCTAATGTAATAGACTTATAATTTGCTTTCAAAACTCACACTCGCTCGTATTTAATTTGAGTCCTGTGAGCAAGTCTTGTTAACCTCTGGCTGCTTGACTATAACGGTCCGGCATACACGCCGGCCGCTTGAGTATAAGCCAAAAATAAGACCTAAAAATTTATTTTCCAAGCCAGCCGAGAGAAATACCATCCAAGCTTAAAGAAGCGGCTGGAGTGTATGCTGTGTTATAGGCAGAGCAGATTGCGATTCGACACTTTACACCCGCACCCACACCATAGACTCATTCCAATTTTATGGGATTGTCTATTTTATTTGAGTAGCGCTTAGAAGTCATGTTTGGAATTTATTCTTACTTCTTGAAATTCTAATGTAATAGACTTATAATTTGATTTCAAAACTCACACACGTTCGTATTTTATTTCAGTCCTGTGAGCAAGTCTTGTTAACCTCTGGCTGCTTGACTATAACGGTCGGTGCTTACGCAGTGCCGGATTGTGAAGATACAATTTTCTAATGAACGGAAAGCCGGCATTGAGTAAGCACCATGTTGGTGGCAGGCTAATTTACATTGATCTATTTTTGGTTATTACGTTATATTAGTTCCTCTTTGCAAAACATTCTTGCCAGTAAGGACCCAGTCCTTGTTTATAAAAATAATATAGACTATCTTGTTCGAGAGTTAGTTGTGGTGGGTGATACTCCTGTACTGATTTAAATTTACCTTCAGAATAATAAAACATAATTGCCGTGGATACATTTATTTCATTAAAATTTAAATTTACTATTGAGTCTAATGCTGATTTTGTCAGAAAAAGTGTAACCATGGACGTATCATGTTTGAATCCAACAATCGTATCAACCCAATAATTATTCGTACAAATTCCATTATAGGTTCCCATGACATTTTCACGTTCATCAATATAAGAGTATTCACATCCTGTTAAAATAGATGCAATCCCTATAATCAATATTAATTTGTGCATAGTGAATAAACCTAAATATGTTTTATTGTCTTGCTTGCCACCAACGTTTTGCAGCTACCCGAAGGTGGCGATTTACGCACCAACTTTCATTCGGAGAACTGCCGTTCAAATATACACAAAACTGTCCTACGAAGCACTTCACCGCCACTTTTGGGTAGGTGCTGTTACCGCCAGTGGTTCTATCTTTCGTGTCAGTGTCTACCGTGCTTTCAGCGATTTTACTGTCCGTTTAATTGTCCCGAAAAACGTTTTTATCTGTCGGCAATGAGCGGTCGGGAAAGATTTAATTTTTGCGAAGCGAAGAAAATTTTTCTGTTCCTGCGTGATTGCTTTTGGCATATCTTTTTGTTTTGCGGGTTGGCTTAGCTCTTTGCCGCCCGCAGGAACGAGGACGGCAATGTGCTAAAAGTGTGATGGCACAAAAAGTATGACAAAAAGAAGCGTTGGCTTTAGTTGTTTTTAATTTTTGTAATTCATTAATTTCAAACTGGTTAAAA contains the following coding sequences:
- a CDS encoding PorT family protein; its protein translation is MKNLTLLLLTMTAFSSYGQDKTKENPTARFKRVQIGINVSPDICFRRLKNNDGSSTSDLVVKLNNENETIKVGYTTGLNVCFNIKKFIGIETGIQYSNKGYQTKFKDLIFGQPDPSAPNKAKFIYNFHCIEIPVKANFTIGKKKVRFFTSVGVTTNIFIKETQTSVLVYSDHTTRKTNPTSYDYKRVNISPTISVGIDYEINNRMNLRVEPTFRYGVLKIIDAPVTGYLYSGGLNISYYFGL